The Miscanthus floridulus cultivar M001 chromosome 6, ASM1932011v1, whole genome shotgun sequence genomic interval GGTCATGcaacgctggtatgtggcccctacgtttctaaggccaaaaggcatagtcacatagcagtacatacCGAATGGcgtgataaaagaagtcgcgagctggtcggactctttcatcttgatttgatggtaaccggaatacgcatcaaggaaagacagggtctcgcatcccatagtggagtcaacgatttggtcgattcgaggtaatgggaaagggactttcggacaggctttattcaaaccagtgtaatctacacacatcctcaactttccatttttctttttgactaacatagggttagctaaccactccggatgggatacttccttgatgaatccggccgccaaaagcttctgcacctccttgcCGATGGTCCTACTCTTATCCTCATCGAATCGGCGTAGGTGTTGCTTCATCGGTCTGGAGCTGGCCcaaatgtccaaggcatgctcggcgacctccctcggtatgcccgacatgtccgagggactccacgcaaaTACGTCGGCATTCGCgcgaagaaagtcgacgagcacgacttcctatttgatgtcgagggtggcactaatcctcagcgcccggtcgtcggggcaggtggggtcgaccaggatgagcttgatggcctccgcgggctcgaaagtcCCAATACGATGCTTGGGCTCGGGCAGCTCGCTACCAAGTCGGTCAAGGTTggtgatgagggtctcggcctccatgagagcctcagcatactcgatgcattcgacgtcgcaatCGTATGCAATCTCATACGTGGACTCGatcgtgatgatgccgttg includes:
- the LOC136461128 gene encoding uncharacterized protein; amino-acid sequence: MAVPNYTYLKLKMPGPNGIITIESTYEIAYDCDVECIEYAEALMEAETLITNLDRLGSELPEPKHRIGTFEPAEAIKLILVDPTCPDDRALRISATLDIK